Proteins from a genomic interval of Candidatus Acetothermia bacterium:
- a CDS encoding HAD-IA family hydrolase, with protein sequence MGALGSPVRAVLLDWGGTLARELPPSGEGGAEEALRALHGRYTLALATNAASLREALERAGLDRYVDATFAAGDLGAAKPEPRFFHMALAALGVEPQEAAMVGDSYGSDVVGAKGAGLRAIWYNPAGMPCPFAHPIHDGEVQTLGDLPDVLGRSFLPDVAEALGLLREHAVPENIVRHSLAVAAAAHHLARRLRERGVAVDPLLAHRGALLHDLDKASSAVPADHGVRAGQILRDLGAARLAAIAERHVLGATPVTWEEKLVHYADKVVEGDEVVGLVARVTALSCRYTAQGAEIAQALPGLLALEEEIAAAAGVAPGDLLDELGQLDPALPPLSGWGETPYDRGEEGT encoded by the coding sequence GTGGGCGCGTTGGGCTCCCCGGTGCGGGCGGTGCTGCTGGATTGGGGAGGGACCCTGGCGCGGGAGCTCCCCCCGTCCGGGGAGGGCGGGGCGGAGGAGGCCCTGCGGGCGCTCCACGGCCGTTACACGCTCGCCCTCGCCACGAACGCCGCCTCCCTCCGGGAGGCCCTGGAGCGGGCCGGCCTCGACCGGTACGTGGACGCCACCTTCGCCGCCGGCGACCTGGGAGCGGCCAAGCCCGAGCCACGGTTCTTCCACATGGCCCTCGCTGCCCTCGGCGTCGAACCCCAGGAGGCCGCCATGGTCGGCGATAGCTACGGGTCCGACGTGGTCGGCGCCAAGGGGGCCGGGCTGCGCGCCATCTGGTACAACCCCGCGGGGATGCCCTGTCCGTTCGCGCACCCCATTCACGATGGGGAGGTCCAGACCCTCGGGGACCTCCCGGACGTCCTGGGGCGGTCGTTTCTGCCCGACGTTGCGGAAGCGCTGGGCCTCCTCCGGGAACACGCGGTCCCGGAGAACATCGTCCGCCACTCCCTGGCTGTGGCCGCAGCCGCCCACCACCTGGCGCGGCGCCTCCGGGAGCGGGGGGTGGCCGTGGACCCCCTGCTCGCCCACCGGGGGGCCCTCCTCCACGACCTGGACAAGGCCTCCTCCGCGGTGCCCGCCGACCACGGGGTGAGAGCAGGCCAGATCCTGCGGGACCTGGGAGCGGCCAGGCTCGCCGCGATCGCCGAGCGCCACGTCCTGGGCGCGACCCCAGTGACCTGGGAGGAGAAGCTCGTCCACTACGCGGACAAGGTCGTGGAGGGGGACGAGGTGGTGGGGCTCGTGGCCCGGGTGACGGCCCTGTCCTGCCGCTACACCGCCCAAGGGGCGGAGATTGCCCAGGCGCTTCCTGGGCTCCTGGCCCTGGAAGAGGAGATCGCGGCCGCGGCCGGGGTGGCCCCAGGAGACCTCCTGGACGAACTCGGGCAGCTGGACCCGGCGCTCCCCCCCTTGTCCGGCTGGGGGGAGACGCCCTATGATCGCGGGGAGGAGGGGACATGA
- a CDS encoding glutathione S-transferase N-terminal domain-containing protein, with protein sequence MDKEREVIVYTTPTCPWCQVTKRYLEGKGIAYTEVDVSADYQAAMELVRKTGQQGVPVIEIDGEFVIGFDKARLDALLAQG encoded by the coding sequence ATGGACAAAGAGCGCGAAGTGATCGTGTACACCACCCCCACCTGCCCGTGGTGCCAGGTGACCAAGCGGTACCTGGAGGGCAAGGGCATCGCCTACACGGAGGTGGACGTATCCGCGGACTACCAGGCGGCGATGGAGCTGGTGCGCAAGACCGGGCAGCAGGGCGTGCCGGTGATCGAGATCGACGGCGAGTTCGTGATCGGGTTCGACAAGGCCCGCCTGGACGCGCTCCTCGCCCAGGGCTAG
- a CDS encoding ABC transporter permease, producing MTARVRGGESWRSLRVAAWLGWQIESNWTDPFLFAVYSVVKPVAGALILVFMYLVVARGGLDNPLFPYVFVGNAFYIYVGAVLMGISWVVIDDREHYGMLKYLYTAPLNIYTYLIGRGAAQTAIATVATTITLLFGVGALGISIPPGEVDWGLLAVALVLGLCALAFMGILLAGVTLITARHNYFVGQGVAGALYLLCGAVFPLDVLPRGLAAVGRALPVTYWLEALRRALLGGGGSQAIAALSNGALFGILAGSTATLAVLSVLFYRWAERLAHRKGLLDMQTMY from the coding sequence ATGACGGCGCGGGTGAGAGGTGGAGAGTCGTGGCGGAGCCTGCGGGTGGCAGCGTGGTTGGGTTGGCAGATCGAGTCCAACTGGACGGACCCGTTCCTGTTCGCCGTCTACTCGGTCGTCAAGCCCGTGGCCGGGGCGCTGATCCTCGTGTTCATGTACCTCGTCGTGGCCCGCGGGGGCCTGGACAACCCTCTCTTCCCGTACGTCTTCGTGGGAAACGCGTTCTACATCTACGTGGGGGCGGTGCTGATGGGGATCAGTTGGGTCGTCATCGACGACCGCGAGCACTACGGGATGCTCAAGTACCTGTACACCGCCCCCCTGAACATCTACACCTACCTCATCGGCCGCGGGGCGGCCCAGACGGCGATCGCCACGGTGGCGACGACGATCACCCTCCTGTTCGGGGTGGGGGCGCTGGGGATCTCGATCCCGCCGGGGGAGGTGGACTGGGGGCTGCTGGCCGTGGCCCTCGTCCTCGGGCTCTGTGCCCTGGCGTTCATGGGGATCCTCCTCGCTGGTGTGACCCTGATCACCGCGCGGCACAACTACTTCGTCGGCCAGGGGGTGGCCGGGGCCCTGTACCTGTTGTGCGGGGCCGTGTTCCCTCTGGACGTGCTCCCCCGGGGGCTCGCGGCGGTGGGGCGGGCCCTCCCGGTGACGTACTGGTTGGAGGCCCTGCGCCGGGCCCTCCTCGGGGGCGGGGGGAGCCAAGCCATCGCCGCGCTCTCGAACGGGGCTCTCTTCGGGATCCTGGCCGGGTCCACCGCTACCCTGGCCGTGTTGTCGGTCCTGTTCTACCGGTGGGCGGAGCGCCTCGCGCACCGGAAGGGCCTCCTCGACATGCAGACCATGTACTGA
- a CDS encoding ABC transporter ATP-binding protein: MSGGELSIRTEGLTRVFRPKRREARGEKREITALDRVDVEVHRGELFGVLGPNGAGKTTLIKILATLLAPTSGRAWVAGVDVSENPWEVRRHINMVSGGESSGYGLLTVEENLWMFSQFYGIPSRVARARIRELLSVVGLADRARTKVYHLSTGMRQKMNFARGFLTDPEILFLDEPTLGLDVQTARTLRAYIRDWMDRHPDRTILLTTHYMHEADELCDRVAIIDGGKVLACDTPAALKRTLQREAIFRLRVAALADPEVLFQGVAGVHRFTHAARDGYVELDVILGDENALLAVLGGIQRAGGQLLSLEKREPTLEDVFIRLVGRGLGSGEGAGA; the protein is encoded by the coding sequence ATGAGCGGGGGAGAACTTTCCATCCGCACGGAGGGGCTGACGCGCGTGTTCCGCCCCAAGCGCCGCGAGGCGCGGGGGGAGAAGCGGGAGATCACTGCCCTCGACCGGGTGGACGTTGAGGTCCACCGGGGAGAGCTGTTCGGCGTGCTTGGGCCGAACGGGGCGGGCAAGACGACCCTCATCAAGATCCTGGCCACCCTGCTCGCCCCCACGTCCGGCCGGGCGTGGGTGGCCGGGGTGGACGTATCCGAAAACCCGTGGGAGGTACGGCGGCACATCAACATGGTGTCCGGGGGCGAGTCTTCCGGGTACGGCCTCCTCACCGTGGAGGAGAACCTGTGGATGTTCTCCCAGTTCTACGGGATCCCGAGCCGCGTCGCTCGGGCCCGCATCCGCGAGCTCCTTTCCGTGGTGGGCCTCGCCGACCGGGCGCGGACCAAGGTCTACCACCTCTCGACCGGGATGCGCCAGAAGATGAACTTCGCCCGGGGGTTCCTCACCGACCCGGAGATCCTGTTCCTGGATGAGCCGACCCTGGGCCTGGATGTCCAGACGGCCCGCACCCTGCGCGCCTACATCCGGGACTGGATGGACCGACACCCCGACCGCACGATCCTCCTCACCACCCACTACATGCACGAGGCGGACGAGCTGTGCGACCGGGTCGCGATCATCGACGGGGGGAAGGTGCTGGCGTGCGATACGCCGGCGGCTCTCAAGCGGACCCTCCAGCGGGAGGCGATCTTCCGCCTGCGCGTGGCCGCGCTCGCCGATCCCGAGGTCCTGTTCCAGGGGGTGGCGGGCGTGCACCGGTTCACCCACGCCGCCCGCGACGGATACGTTGAGCTCGACGTGATCCTCGGCGACGAGAACGCCCTCCTCGCGGTGCTCGGGGGGATCCAGCGCGCAGGGGGCCAGCTCCTGTCGCTCGAGAAGCGGGAGCCGACCCTGGAGGACGTGTTCATCCGCCTCGTCGGCCGGGGGCTTGGAAGCGGAGAAGGGGCTGGGGCATGA
- a CDS encoding aldo/keto reductase: MEFRWLGGSELWVSAIGLGTLAFGGAYGPVDEGEAVAVVHRALDCGINFFDTSDNYGHGRAEELLGRALRGRRKEAIVATKGGTAVDARGRPSNDARPETILRAAEGSLRRLRTDWIDLYQLHLPDPATPFADTARALERLVKAGKVRYVGVSNFWEEDLLGWLEVGPAVANQMPYNFLHRDIEDGLLPLCRKRGIGLIAYQPLLFGLFSGRIGPDTTFALHDHRRAYPHFVELIRAAADLRESLGALAREWGLVPAQLALRWAISRPGVTCAIPGAKRPKQVEENARAGERPFTPDELGEIDRILTGSQVSVLRTIDLPVEEVRDGPRGRYAVLAMGIRVRVPDGVEAGDMVTMDIVTGQLEAVHGGRGPRGAA; this comes from the coding sequence ATGGAGTTCCGGTGGCTGGGCGGGTCAGAGCTCTGGGTGTCCGCGATCGGCCTGGGGACGCTCGCGTTCGGCGGGGCGTACGGCCCGGTGGACGAGGGGGAGGCGGTCGCCGTGGTGCACCGCGCCCTCGACTGCGGCATCAACTTCTTCGACACCTCCGACAACTACGGCCACGGCCGGGCTGAGGAGCTCCTGGGCCGGGCCCTGCGCGGCCGGCGGAAGGAGGCCATCGTGGCCACCAAGGGCGGCACGGCCGTGGACGCCCGGGGCCGGCCGAGCAACGACGCCCGCCCGGAGACGATCCTGCGGGCCGCCGAGGGGAGCCTCAGGCGCTTGAGGACGGACTGGATCGACCTCTACCAGCTCCACCTCCCCGACCCGGCGACCCCGTTTGCGGACACGGCCCGGGCCTTGGAGCGGCTGGTTAAGGCGGGCAAAGTCCGCTACGTCGGGGTGTCCAACTTCTGGGAGGAGGACCTCCTGGGCTGGCTTGAGGTCGGCCCGGCGGTCGCGAACCAGATGCCCTACAACTTCCTCCACCGGGACATCGAGGACGGGCTCCTCCCGTTGTGCCGGAAGCGGGGGATCGGACTGATCGCGTACCAGCCGCTCCTCTTCGGCCTCTTTTCCGGCCGGATCGGGCCCGACACGACGTTCGCCCTCCATGACCATCGCCGTGCATACCCGCACTTTGTGGAACTCATCCGCGCGGCCGCGGACCTGAGGGAGAGCTTGGGCGCGCTCGCCCGGGAGTGGGGCCTTGTGCCCGCCCAGCTCGCCCTGCGGTGGGCCATCTCCCGCCCCGGGGTGACCTGCGCCATCCCCGGGGCGAAGCGCCCGAAGCAGGTGGAGGAGAACGCCCGCGCCGGGGAGCGACCGTTCACCCCTGACGAGCTCGGTGAAATCGATCGGATCTTGACGGGGTCTCAGGTGTCCGTGCTCCGGACGATCGACCTTCCGGTGGAAGAGGTGCGGGACGGCCCGCGGGGGCGGTACGCGGTGCTGGCGATGGGGATCAGGGTGAGGGTCCCGGACGGGGTCGAGGCCGGGGACATGGTGACGATGGACATCGTCACCGGACAGCTGGAGGCGGTTCATGGCGGTAGAGGTCCGCGGGGCGCGGCCTGA
- a CDS encoding malate dehydrogenase, producing MDAFPVTLATKDPEEIIQAVKWIAPAFGGINLEDIASPKCFYVLDRLREELDIPVWHDDQQGTAAITLAGVLNALKVVGKDPRKATYAVIGSGAANIAFVRVALTYGIPAGNILMVDSKGILHPGREDLERGRDENPYKWDYAHRTNAERRTGGIAEALVGTDVCVAASKPGPGTIKPEWVKRMAKDAIVLACANPVPEIWPWEAKEAGAPIIGTGRSDFPNQINNSIGFPAIFRGTLDVFAKTITDEMAIAAAEDKGLRDDHIVPSMMDLDVFVNEAVAVGLKAIEQGVARRVLTKAELERQAETMIKRARAEVEILQKAGHIPPPPKV from the coding sequence GTGGACGCGTTCCCGGTCACCCTCGCCACGAAGGACCCCGAGGAGATCATCCAGGCCGTGAAGTGGATCGCCCCGGCCTTCGGGGGGATCAACCTCGAGGACATCGCAAGCCCGAAGTGCTTCTACGTCCTCGATCGGCTGCGGGAGGAGCTCGATATCCCGGTGTGGCACGACGACCAGCAGGGAACGGCGGCGATCACCCTGGCTGGCGTCCTCAACGCCCTCAAGGTGGTGGGCAAGGACCCGAGGAAGGCCACCTACGCCGTGATCGGCTCGGGCGCGGCGAACATCGCGTTCGTGCGCGTGGCCCTCACGTACGGGATCCCCGCCGGGAACATCCTGATGGTGGACTCCAAGGGGATCCTCCACCCGGGGCGGGAGGACCTGGAGCGAGGGAGGGACGAGAACCCCTACAAGTGGGACTACGCCCACCGGACGAACGCGGAGCGCCGCACGGGCGGGATCGCGGAGGCGCTCGTCGGGACGGACGTGTGCGTGGCCGCCTCCAAGCCCGGGCCGGGGACGATCAAGCCGGAGTGGGTCAAGCGCATGGCCAAGGACGCGATCGTCCTGGCGTGCGCCAACCCCGTCCCGGAGATCTGGCCGTGGGAGGCCAAGGAGGCGGGCGCGCCCATCATCGGCACCGGCCGCAGCGACTTCCCGAACCAGATCAACAACTCCATCGGGTTCCCCGCGATCTTCCGCGGGACCTTGGACGTGTTCGCGAAGACGATCACCGACGAGATGGCGATTGCCGCCGCCGAGGACAAGGGCCTGCGCGATGACCACATCGTCCCCTCGATGATGGACCTCGACGTGTTCGTGAACGAGGCGGTGGCGGTGGGGCTCAAGGCGATCGAGCAGGGGGTGGCGCGGCGGGTCCTCACCAAGGCGGAGCTGGAGCGGCAGGCGGAGACGATGATCAAGCGGGCGCGGGCCGAGGTGGAGATCCTCCAGAAGGCCGGCCACATCCCGCCCCCGCCGAAGGTGTAG
- a CDS encoding ABC transporter permease — translation MRRRTEWRIFWRTVVGRAYPRVIGLQREKSWMLFEVLLPLLQVAAYVYIYRAIQAPPEFTGFVVLGGAMTAYWMNILWSMASQLYWEKETGNLELYIIAPTSRMAILLGMAAGGIASTTIRALGVLTVGVLIFRVPMEVTSVPALVGVFLLTLVALYGMGMLMASLFLLWGRQAWHLANLLQEPVFLLSGFYFPVRALGFLVALGASIVPITLGLDAMRQLLYPQMMEGFRFLPVGAELGALAVLGIAFLFFAHRALRFFENLARREGRLTLRGQ, via the coding sequence ATGAGGCGGCGCACCGAGTGGCGGATCTTCTGGCGCACGGTGGTCGGGCGGGCCTACCCCCGGGTGATCGGGCTCCAGCGGGAGAAGAGCTGGATGCTGTTCGAGGTTCTGCTCCCCCTCCTCCAGGTGGCGGCGTACGTGTACATCTACCGGGCCATCCAGGCCCCGCCGGAGTTCACCGGGTTCGTGGTTCTCGGTGGGGCGATGACCGCGTACTGGATGAACATCCTGTGGAGCATGGCGAGCCAGCTCTACTGGGAGAAGGAGACGGGGAACCTCGAGCTCTACATCATCGCCCCCACGTCGCGGATGGCGATCCTGCTGGGGATGGCCGCGGGAGGGATCGCCTCCACCACGATCCGGGCGCTGGGGGTGCTCACCGTGGGCGTCTTGATCTTCCGCGTGCCGATGGAGGTGACGAGCGTGCCCGCCCTCGTGGGCGTGTTCCTCCTCACGTTGGTCGCCCTGTACGGGATGGGGATGCTCATGGCGTCGCTGTTTCTCCTCTGGGGGCGGCAGGCGTGGCACCTGGCGAACCTCCTCCAGGAGCCGGTGTTCCTCCTCTCCGGGTTTTACTTTCCGGTGCGGGCCCTCGGGTTCCTGGTGGCGCTGGGAGCCTCGATCGTCCCGATCACGTTGGGCTTGGACGCGATGCGCCAGCTCCTCTACCCGCAGATGATGGAGGGGTTCAGGTTTCTGCCTGTGGGGGCCGAGCTCGGGGCGCTCGCTGTGCTGGGGATTGCGTTTCTGTTCTTTGCGCACCGGGCGCTGCGGTTCTTTGAGAACCTCGCCCGGCGGGAAGGGCGCCTCACCCTGAGGGGCCAGTGA
- a CDS encoding OsmC family protein: protein MEAKVTWDKGMRFVGVGPSGHPVAMDAGPEVGGGDTAPRPTELLLVALGGCTGMDVVSILEKMRTPARSLEVVISAERAPAAPQGDSQGQGPLSRGGGPGGEPAPGVAQPCREIAEAPEKVFQYTNKGNMVAVVSDGTRVLGLGDIGPEAALPVMEGKGLLFKYLGAWTRSRSPSPRRTPRRSSRP, encoded by the coding sequence ATGGAAGCCAAGGTGACGTGGGACAAGGGGATGCGGTTTGTCGGGGTGGGCCCGTCGGGCCACCCCGTGGCCATGGACGCGGGGCCGGAGGTGGGGGGAGGGGACACCGCCCCCCGGCCCACGGAGCTCCTCCTCGTGGCCCTCGGGGGGTGCACGGGGATGGACGTGGTGTCGATCCTGGAGAAGATGCGCACCCCGGCGCGGAGCCTGGAGGTGGTGATCTCCGCGGAGCGGGCCCCCGCAGCACCCCAAGGCGATTCGCAAGGCCAGGGTCCTCTTTCGCGCGGAGGGGGTCCCGGAGGAGAACCTGCGCCGGGCGTGGCCCAGCCGTGCCGGGAGATCGCCGAGGCGCCGGAGAAGGTGTTCCAGTACACGAACAAGGGGAACATGGTCGCCGTGGTGTCCGACGGCACACGGGTGCTGGGCCTCGGCGACATCGGCCCCGAGGCCGCCCTGCCCGTGATGGAGGGGAAGGGGCTCCTCTTCAAGTACCTCGGGGCGTGGACGCGTTCCCGGTCACCCTCGCCACGAAGGACCCCGAGGAGATCATCCAGGCCGTGA
- a CDS encoding metalloregulator ArsR/SmtB family transcription factor translates to MDRELGELAEAFAALGSEERLRIVSYLLAHRGPHCREIARSLGMSSSAFSYHLRTLEEAGLVLRRREGRWHCLSLAPVLRELLGPQVRTKLTKEGEQWTKSAK, encoded by the coding sequence GTGGACCGGGAACTTGGGGAGCTGGCAGAGGCGTTCGCCGCCCTGGGAAGCGAGGAGCGGCTCCGGATCGTGAGCTACCTCCTCGCCCACCGGGGGCCCCACTGCCGGGAGATCGCCCGTTCGCTGGGGATGTCCAGCTCCGCGTTCTCGTACCACCTGCGGACCCTGGAGGAAGCGGGGCTTGTTCTGCGGCGCCGGGAGGGAAGGTGGCACTGCCTGAGCCTGGCCCCAGTGCTGCGGGAGCTCCTTGGGCCCCAGGTCCGCACGAAACTCACGAAGGAGGGAGAACAATGGACAAAGAGCGCGAAGTGA
- a CDS encoding GNAT family N-acetyltransferase — MAVEVRGARPEDKAAILAISAQVWGGEDYVPNVLDGWLSEGGLAVAELDSHVVGFAKLTLLGPGEVWLEGLRVDPAHRGKGVAKALAQHQFESALALKPRSIRFATAEVNAESLHIAAKQGFREVARFTYVEGPVREEAAPSGVSPVRDVEPAWAFIRASSAYRDARGLLGLGWRFPELTRERLAHLLAQGAVFACGDPPAGILVQAPDPYAPQAFSSLAFLDGDRGAVEALLRSAHAHARDRGQEHLSAMATDDRIEVLARHGLVPLPDFRYVLALEYPIPPR; from the coding sequence ATGGCGGTAGAGGTCCGCGGGGCGCGGCCTGAGGACAAGGCGGCGATCCTCGCCATCTCCGCCCAGGTGTGGGGGGGAGAGGACTACGTCCCGAACGTCCTCGATGGCTGGCTTTCTGAGGGCGGCCTCGCCGTGGCCGAGCTGGACTCGCATGTGGTGGGGTTCGCCAAGCTGACCCTCCTCGGGCCGGGGGAAGTGTGGCTTGAGGGGCTGCGGGTGGACCCGGCCCACCGGGGGAAAGGCGTGGCCAAGGCGCTTGCCCAGCACCAGTTCGAGTCCGCGCTGGCCTTGAAGCCGCGCTCGATCCGGTTCGCCACCGCCGAGGTGAACGCCGAGAGCCTCCACATCGCCGCAAAGCAGGGGTTTCGGGAGGTGGCGCGGTTCACCTACGTCGAGGGCCCGGTGAGGGAGGAGGCCGCGCCCTCCGGGGTCTCCCCTGTTCGCGACGTTGAGCCGGCCTGGGCCTTCATCCGCGCCTCGTCCGCGTACCGCGATGCGCGCGGGTTGCTCGGGCTGGGCTGGCGGTTTCCGGAGCTCACCCGGGAGCGGCTCGCGCACCTCCTCGCCCAGGGGGCCGTCTTCGCCTGCGGGGACCCCCCCGCGGGGATCCTCGTCCAGGCCCCCGATCCCTACGCCCCCCAGGCGTTCTCGTCCCTGGCCTTCCTCGACGGAGATCGGGGGGCGGTGGAGGCCCTCCTTCGGTCGGCCCACGCCCACGCCCGGGACCGCGGCCAGGAGCATCTGTCAGCAATGGCCACCGACGACCGGATCGAGGTCCTCGCCCGCCACGGGCTCGTTCCCCTCCCGGACTTCCGCTACGTCCTCGCCCTGGAGTACCCCATCCCCCCGCGGTGA